The Gopherus flavomarginatus isolate rGopFla2 chromosome 18, rGopFla2.mat.asm, whole genome shotgun sequence genome segment agatctttttccttttatggataaacctttagattctaaaggattggccacagtgtgatttgtggggaagatctgatttgtatatttagctggagctggggcttggtcctttgggattgagagaacttttttcttttattggggtgttggttttcataacctttcatccccaggacgagtggcactggtggtgatattgggaaactggagtgtctaagggaattgcttgtgtaacTTCTGGATAACCAGTGGGgtaaaccaaagtcctctctgtttggctggccTTGGTGTGCAAAGGAACTCCAGCCTTGGGCTATAACTACCCTGCTCTACACAAATTGTCCTGAATTGGTATGCTTTTTTagaaatcataaaatatcagggttggaagggacctcaggatgttctagtccaaccccctgctcaaagggggaccaatccccagatttttgccccagatccctaaatggccctctcaaggattgaactcacaaccctgggtttagaagaCCAATGCTCAGAAGTGTCCCACCAAGGGCAGCATCATtacacagcccccacccctcccttatGCTGGGGGTGCTGTGGACTGGAGGGTGCTGTTCCATATACCCTGGTGGAGGGGGGGGAATGGGAAGTCCCAGACCCACAGGGGGGCCGGTCTGGGtccaggggctgggctggagctggggtaggcCCCATTCCCTGCAGGGGGTGAGGCATGGCAGAGTCTTGGATCTGGGGGGCAGACGGTGACAGCAGAACGTGGGGGGAAAGGCAGGGGGGGTGGGTATGGCAAGGGATGGGGCCACTAACCCAGTGGTGGTGgtgacagggcagggggctggaggctcTGAGCTTTGGTCCAAGGAGGCGGAGAAGCCACGCGGCTTCCCCTAGGGACACAGCGAGGAAGGGGCCTCCCGAGCTCTGGACATGTGGCTCTGTGACCAGGGACTGTTGGCATTCGAACCAGGATGTTTTGCATTTTTCCTGGTAGGTTTTTTCTTGGGTGTTAACATGCAGGAACTTTCCCACCGCGGGTGGCCAAATCTCACTGCCAAACCCTCCCCGTCCCCCTGCAAAGGGCCCTCTTGGGTTTGTTTCAACCTTCTCCGTGGGGTTATTTGCTCAAATCTCAGGGGGGAGAGTCACAAATCCACTGGCCCCCACGCAAGGGCACCTGTCAGGGTTTTTCCCTTGGAAAAGGTTTTCCTCAATTTAATTTCTAGAGCTAATGTTGGAGAGCTGCAGTTTTCCAGATGTGAGCAGTGAATCCAGCCATCTGTCCATCTATCCAGCCCATCTCAATTATCGCCTTGGACCTGAAATCTTTGAGTTTTGCGTGAGCtaccaatcaatcaatcaataaatcCATTCCCCAGTCAACCCTCTACTTGGCCCTAGGATGTCACCAGCCCgctccaggctctgggaggagcctGACTCTAGCCcttgaaaagacggttactcacctttgtaactgttgttcttcgagatgtgttgctcatatccattccagttaggtgtgcgcgtgccatgtgcacgttcgtcggaggatttttaccctagcaacactcggtgggttgactgggtgccccctggagtggcgccgtcatggcgccggatatatacccctgccgacccagccacccttcagttccttcttgccggctactccgacagaggggaaggagggtgggtttggaatggatatgagcaacacatctcgacgaacaacagttacaaaggtgagtaaccgtcttttcttcttcgagtgcttgctcatatccattccagttaggtgattcccaagccttatgtaggtggtggggtcggagtgaaatgtggcagaatgtaaaactgctgagccagaggctgcagcatctcttgactgttgaaccagagcataatgcgaagcaaagttatggaccgaggaccatgtAGCTGCACGACAGctctcgtgggtaggtacacgagccagcaaggcggcagatgaaacctgagccctggtagaatgcacggtgatgtggcttggggaaatatgagccaaatcataacaagtgcgaatgcatgccatcacccaagatgagatcctctgagaggaaacaggtaggcctctccttcggtctgctaccgcAACAGAGAGTTGGGGCtttttacgaaatggttctgtccacgcaatataaatgcgagcgctctacagacgtccagggagtgcaattgttgctcccattgcgttgagtgtgggtaacatgaaaggccgaaaccaccttagggaggaaagccgggtgtggtcgtaactgcaccttgtctttgtgaaacatagtgtacggcggaaccaccgtaagagcactgagctcggagactcgtctggccgatgtaatggctatgaggaaagctgtcttccaagaccggtatagcagcgagcaggtcgctaacggctcgaatgggggagacataagtctggttaaaaccaggttgaggtcccaggttggggctgggcggcgtacttgagggtgtaagcgctccaagcccttgaggaacctagaaaccatagagtgtgagaacacggaacgaccaccttagcctgggtggaaggtagagatggctgccaagtgtaccctcagcgatgacaccactaggccctgctgttgtaggccagaggtaggccaaatagcggggatcgagacctcagtaggagtaagatcaagcatttcgcacctgtaggagaaacgcttccactcggccaggtacgttgaccaggtggaaggcttcctgctaccccggtttagccatgcagcagccacaccctgaggtgaagagactgcaggtccgggtggcgaagcctgccgtggtcctgagttatgaggtctgggtggggtggcagggcaattgggttggctattgacaggtcgagcaacgtggtgtatcagtgctgcctggactgcgctggagtgatcatgatgatgcacgctctgcccctgcggagtttgaggaGGACCCAATGAACCAGCAGGAACgatgggaaggcataaaggagttggcccttccagggcatcaggaaagcgtctgaGATCGATcctggggagagaccttggaaggagcagaacatctggcatttcctgctctcgtggtaagcgaacaggtctatgtggggaaaagtctccacttctggaaaacagaatgcatcacatcggggtagagcgaccactcgtgagacaggaaagacctgctgagtctaagcgccaaggcgttctgaacacctgggagaaaggacgctaccagatttatcgagtgggctatgcaaaagtcccagagatggatggcctcctgacaaaagggggaggaccatgtccctccctggttgtttatgtagcacatggccattgtgttggctgtaaacactgagacaccacggcctcgcagctactgctggaacccctggcacgccaggcggactgctctcatctTTGGACATTGATGtgatgccagctcctgagaagaccaaaggccttaagctcgaaggTGACTGAGGTGAGCACccgagccgagagatgacgcatccgtcgtcagggacagtgggggctggggtggatggaacggcatccctgcccacaccagggagggagttagccaccattctagggagcctagggtgctcaagggaatggtgactatcatgacCATTGGGTCCCTGTCTGGGCGGTACgccgagttgagccaaacttggagaggacggaggcggagcttggcgtgtttggttacaaacttgcaggcagccatgggacccaggagaccgagacaagtgctaGCCGAGGtcattgggaaagtctgcagacctcagatgattgttgccatcgcctgaaaccgcggctgtagtaagcaggctccagctaggtcggagtccaggatagctcctaggaagtctaacctctgcgtgggaaccagagtggattgttctatagtaatcatcaggcctagacttgtgaataggtccttgatgatgcccacatgctgagtgatttgtgtctcggagtctcctcggataagccaattgtccagatacggaaaaacacATATCCGATGTCGGCGAAGGTAGGCGGCTACTACGACTATACACTTGGTCAATAcccgtggggctgtagaaaggccaaacagcaggaccatAAACTGGAaatactgacagttggctagaaagcagaGGTATCTcttgtgcggagggaagatggcgatgtgaaagtatgcgtccttcatatcgagggcggcataccagtctccaggatccacggactggataatggttcccagggataccatgcggaactgcaaccttatcataaactggttgagtccttgcaggtctaggataggtctgagacctccgttcgagttggggattagggaataacgggagtaaaaccccttgcccctttcgtccatcggcgtctgcacctcttgtaagaggaattgctcgtgagaggggtccctgaagggggacagggttggaacaaattggaggtggtacccacaCTCCATCGTGcataggacccagcgatctgaagttaactgggaccacgccaggagaaagtaggagtgggatcctggcctgtaactggtacgctgccctcgggcgcaccttcaaaagttcgtctttggtcccggtggtgatTGCGAGGGATCTTGATCTTGGCCCTCTAGGGGTCCTGACGGTCACTTGCGACCATCTCGGCCGCACcatctgccaaagtcctgtctctgggtaggcacagagtacggcggtgtggctggggacggaaaggcctgcgtttggtcgccgGCGTATGcacgctgagagagcgcattaggaccctgttgtccttcaggctttgcagcctggggctgtctttgccgtgaagaggcctttaccatcaaatggtaagtcctgaatggtatactgcagctctggctggaggtttgaaacctgaagccatgagatgtgcctcatggcaacacccgaggccagagtcctggctgctgagtctgctgcatccaacgaggcctgaagggaagctctggccaccattttcccttcctccaagagggcagcgaactcttggcgggagtcttgagagagaagctccataaacttaactacttccacccaggtgttataattatagtggctaagcaaggcttgtcgATTTGCCACCCAGAGTtgtaaggcccctgcagagtgcaccttgcggccgagtaggtTCATTctcctagcctccttcgatttcgagGCTGacgcctgctggccatgctgttccttctccttaacggactgaacgactagtgagcagggaggaggacggacatacaagtagtcgtaccccttagagggcaccatatatttatgctcgactcccctggccgcaggagggatagaggctggggactgccacatAGTATCagcattcgcctggatggtccgaataaacgggtagggcccctctagTGGGGCAACCGCCGATAGAATgcccactaccgggtcctctacctcagggacctcctccacctggaggtccatatggagagctaccctccttaggaggtcctgatgggctctcaggttgttggtgggcacatcagaatcacgGTCCTAAGCATAAGAGCTGTCTCcgtgggatgacactgatgcacatctggatggccatggaggtgctgaaaaaccatgggcagagtctctgactctatcagactttgcccaactcggcaccggggatcggtaccgggaggtgtaccagtacctggaacgagatccagacctgcgaccagagcggtgccgggaggtcgaccgagatctcgaggctcgacgtcAGGAGTGGCTACGGGAGTCATGGTGCctgtagcggtgccgggagctggaacggtgctGAGAGTAGCGGGTTGGCGAACAGGATACCAACCGGTGCGGCGACTGCGactggtaccgaggaggagaatagcaccgggactgcaagtagTGTCGGGAGCGGGAGTGCCGacaggacctggagcgtctgtggGACcatgatcatgaacggtgccgctctgctgtgccgacagaggatggtcatatcaagggagacttgccaagagactgtattacccgcaccggtggtgctggggtcaggcagcatcgactctgtcatggcaatgagatcccttaCCATtgggaatgtctccggcgtggagggaacagtaggctcaaccacagcgtgtaccggggagctgtcaggcactggattcgacggccctcgtgggaccgggatcgacggtgccgacttCGTCAGTGtctcggcaggtgtcggtgctgggcggtCCGACTTAGAcaggctctctggctgcagtgcagttggcacggaagcagcaggagcagggagctcaaccacagcgcgcgctggggagctgtcaggcactggattcgacggccctcgttggaccgggatcgacggtgctgacgtcgtcggtgccttggcaggtgttggtgccgggtGATCcaacttagatgagctctctggctgcagtgcaggtggtatggaagcagcaggagcaaggagctcaaccacggcgcgtgccggggagccgtcaggcactggcaggaggagtcataggctttctcgacctcggagaaagggagtggtgccgagtcgacttcggtgccagcGAGGGCCGGTGCTGAAAGgtcttggcagtaccggcggggtccagTGCCAAGGAGGCGCTTGAAGCGAGGATTGATCATCACTCAGTGCCAaaggcggaggggtaagtgaaagtccagctcctttttgttctcggcttaaaagccttgcaaatggggcacttagctgtcaagtgcaattccctgaggcacttcaaacgggagtcgtgcggatctcctgtcggcatcggcttgtggcaggccgagcacggtttaaaacccggtgagccgggccTGGGCTCCGGCaccaggtgcggggaaggggctactccccgaaccccgctaactattactaaactaactatgctagtaaagaaaaaatgtataactatgtaaatatatatataaaaggattataactatataactatatacacaagaactacgagtagctagagaagcggaggtcagctaagccacgctccactgttccaatgaccgacgtgggcggtaagaaggaactgaagggcagcTGGGTTGGCAGGAGgatatatctggcgccatagcggcgccactccagggggcgcccagcagACCCACCGAgtgtgttgctagggtaaaaatcttccgacgaacgtgcacgtggcgtgtgcacacctaactggaatggatatgagcaagcactcgaagaagaacatccgatttcttttcctcctgcccccaccccaagacaCAGGGTGGTGTTTCCCAGTGGCTAGAGCCCAgcccaggactcttgggttctgtccCTGCAGCGGGCGCTCCCACGGTGCTGCCCTGTTTGTCCTGAGATtccctgagtgcttcacaaaggagGCTGGGCTGCTGATAGCCATTtgatggatggggaaactgaggcagggagcaggaTTCTGCCTCAGGGGATGCAGTGGGTGCCCAGCAGAAATGGGGTTAGAGTGGGTGTCGAGGTGTCTCTAGTGTCTCTTTGAGCCCCATGGAGGGTGGACAATGGGCCTCTCATGCTGGCTGAGACACGGAGAGGGACCGAGCGCTCTGGCAGGCACCAGCGTTTCCCATCTCTGAGCCATCTTTAGCTGCCATCCAGGGGGCAGTGTGTCCTAGCATCTAAAGGCTGGtgttcaggattcctgggttctattccctgctgTGTCAGGCCCATCTgctatctctgcctcagtttccctctctgcacAATGGGGTGAATGGCCCTGAGTTCCCCTTGATCTGGGGGCACTACAGATGGGGAGAACTGGCAGGAGTTGCTGTTCCAGATGTGGGTGACACCCTGGGGAGGGGATTGGTTGTCCCAGCCTCCCTAGCAGGGCCGGTtcagggtagggggctgggcaggagctggGAAGGCCCTGCTCACTGTGGGCATCAggtggggatgggccctgtcTCCTCCCCTATTGCCTTGGatcaggggtgcagggggtgccaGCAgaatgggggctggggaaggacagGGGGTCAGTATGGCAAGGGATGGGGGCAGGTGGAGATGGGGGATGAGGTGGGGGCACGTGGGGGCAGCAGTGATGCCAGGGGAGTAGGGGATATGGGGGGGCAatggggagatgggggggtggaggaagggggctggtatgggggggctgggatccctcccaGGCAACAGAATCAAAGCAGAGGCCTGATCTACAGGGAAAAGCCAGGTTGCAATCGCCCTGTATCCCCCATTTCCCCCCATGTTCCCtgtgctgctccctgccctgccacccctccctgcccagctcccccggTGAGTCTCCACACGCAGACGGGCTGGGTCtagcctcccctgccccatggggaTGCTCCGCAGCAGCCCTGGGCTAAgggagggctggagcccaggggatGTGGGTGGACTTTGTCCTTCCTTCCTCGCCTCCGAGCACTTTCACTTTCGGGGCTGgtgagtggggctgggctggggcaatGCTcggggatgtgggggagggaggttcccCTCAACCTGCATCCTCaggcaccttcccctctcctccgccccctccccccgctttctCCTGTCCCCCCTCCAGGGCTTCCTAACCCCGGCCCCTCTGAGCCTGGCGCTTCCTAACCCCGCTGGGCCTGGCCCGTCTGTTATGAAAgctaaaatattgcttgagcTCCGGCAGCTCTTCACCACTCATGAAGTGCTGTCCCCGTCCCATCCTCAccccccttctcttcccatcTGCCCCCTGATCCTCTCCTGTCTCCTCCCTCTGACCTCCCCCCTCCAtcttcctctcctgccccctctccctcctcctcccccatctcttcttcttctcctgtcccctcccctcccctcctctcctctcgCCTGACCCCCTTCTCTTCCCATCTGTCTCCCTGATCCTCTCCTGTCTCCTTCTCCCTCTGACTCCCCCTCCATCTTCCTCTCCCGtgccctcttcctctccctccccctgatctcctcttcctctccacccctcttgacccccatctgacccccttttcctccccttcccccgagaccctccacctctccacccctcccctcctgtcccccaTCTGATAACCCTCCCTTCTTCTCTGACTCTTGCCCCCCCCttctgctgcccccccccacagccacccctgggctctgggggaagcAGGCGGGCAGGGACCTGAGAGGCCGCAGCAGCTGGGCCTGGGAGCTCTCAGCTGCCTTCTGACTTCCTCATGGGGGTGACGCCAATTCCCACCAGCCGAGTGGCTGGAGCCCGGGTGCCAACCCAAGAGGGCACTGGGGGCCCGGCGGTTAAAGCTGGCTTCAAGCAGTTCAAGCTCCCTGCGCCCAAAGCAGGAGGTGAGGATGAAACTGAGGCAAGGGACTGGCTTGGGGAAGCTGCAGGGATGCACGAGGAGCCCAGATTTGGGATCCGGACCCAGTTCTGCTATGGGATGTGCATGGGGGGGCGATGTGGGATTGTGTCTGTGTCAGGTGCTTCATAACGCCCCATAGCCCCTGGGTCTTCCCTTCAGCAGCTCTTGAAGTGCTCTGCAAAAGAAATCGGGATCATTAACCCCATggcccaggtggggaaactgaggcacggtggggggaagtgacttgtccaaagtcccCTACTAACAGAGACGGACAGaggacccaggtgtcctgcaTCCCAGTTCGGGTCTCTAGCCACTGTCTGAGCACCTCTGGGGATTTATTGATCCTCTCAACACCTGTGATGGAGGCAGGGTCCTGGAGCTCTGGCTCCTGCCTGAGCCGGAACAGTTACGCGGCCGTGTTCTAACCCCGCAGCCTGAGCTCCGTGAGCCCGAGGCTGCTGGCACCGCTCAGCTGTGGATGTTTTATTACAGCCAAGGGACTGATTTGTAAAGGGATGCAGGAGCCTAAAGGTGCAAATGGGTGCTTAGTGGGATGGCTGTAGACGCTGgatgcccagctcccactggtttCCATGGGGGGCTAGGCACCGGGGGTCATTTGGCCAAAACGAGACCCgtttgtcaaaatattttgatgttgACAAAATTGGCATTTCCCTGGGTAAATTTCCAGCCACCGCTAGCTTGGTGCACAAACATCAGGCTGCATGGCCTAGTGGGCGGAGCTAGGCCGTGGCTAAGGACCGTCAGGACTTcagggttctatccctggctctgggaggggagtggggtctagtgcctAGACtgggctgagagtcaggactcctgggttctatcctgaccttgtgcaagtcacttccccctttctgtgcctcagtttcccaattgaTAAAATGGCACTGATAATACTGCCCTCCTTCTTAAAGGGCTTTGAGACCGACAGATGTACAGCAATAGTGATTCATATTATCACGGCACAGGGCACTTTCCTGCTGAGCTCTGGGATGCCAGCCCAGGGCAGAGATGGCAGAGAGCGCGTGCTGCAAGCTCGTAGATTATTTGAACGATCTAGAAGCGCGGGAATTCAAGATGTTCAAGTTTCACCTGGAGAACTATCCGCTGGAAGACGGCTACAAGCGCATCCCCCGCTCCAAGACAGAGGCGGCCGACACGATGGACATAGCTCGAGCCATGGTCCAGGCTTACCAGGAGCCCAGGGCTCTGCAAATGGCCGTGAAGATATTGGACGGCATTAGCCGGAAGGATCTGTCGCTAAGGATCCAAAATGACATGCCGGAGGGTGAGTAGATGGAGGAGATCCCCCTTGTTTCCCCCCATAGTCTGACTCATTCCTTGCTGGAGCTTTTTGATAAATGGGTGGGTTGTCACCCCctggcatgcctcagtttcccccagtcCAGCAAGGGTGGCCTAGGGGCTAGCGCACAGAGGTGGCAATCAGCTGACCAGGGTTCTATGCCaagctctgctgctgggtgatCCCAGACAAatcacagcccctcccctgctccctgcctcagttttctcatctgaaaaatgGCTGGAAGGGACATTGGCCTACCCTCTAAAGTGCTTTGcctctacagatgaaaagcactaaggcacagagaggctgcaGCTACATCTCTGCTACTGAACCTCATGTAGACGCCACGGCCGCTCTTTCCCACTGCAAGGGCTGCCCCTCTCCCGCTGGGGTAGAAATGCCTCCTAGTTCagtggaaggggtttttctgtcctctctccaagaggcagtagcgaGGTCGACCTAGCTGCAGTGATGCTGGGGATGAGGGTGACCCATCTCCGGCGCTCGGGAAATGACATTTTTCACTGCCCGAtaccatagctgatactattagggtccctgggctagaGGGTGAGCCTGGGCTCCACCCTCTTTGCCCCCCTGCTTAATCACTGAGACtgtgagacaacagagactgtgcaagggaggataGCTTCTCCTCACCTTCCTCGCTGGCTTATGaggaaaatggctcagtagacgATGACCCttgtctctagagagagaagggttaagtggagggtcacagtgagcctctgaggctggTGAAATCCGCCAGGAAACATGGGACCCACGAGGACagggacagagctttgtcactatatatgtatatatatacacacacagagtataatttttaaacaaacaatttcatACTGTTTACAGCAAtgctgattgtgaagcttggttgaggtggtgaagtcagggggtggaagagggagggatatttcccagggagccTTACTGCTAAacgatgaactagcactcggctgagccctccaGGGTTAACACATCGTTAATGTAGCCTCATAccctacaaggcagcacaaatggagggaagggagacagcatggcagagagagacagagacacacaccctgtgtgtgtgggggagagatgcgTGCTGCCCCTTTAAATATACATCCCCACTCTAAGTACGTTgcccttttaagtagatcagcaagttgagacagcagctgctgcctgcaaactccctctgtcctgagccctgtcgtgtccccCACCTGcactgtggagatggggtacaggagcggggggaaggggacaccctgacatcagcacccctctttccccccaccccctgcacagcaagcaggaggctcccgcgagcagctccaaggcagagggtaggagcagcacatggcagtggggggagggacagctgaactgccagcagttgatagcctgctgggcggctgctgcaAAAGAACttggggtcagggggtggggctgccggtccaccctggttccaagcccccaccagctacctgcaatgggctgctcttcctgcaagcagtgcacaaagcaggtggctgccaaagaacgttagaagggagcattgcgcaactttaaacgagcgtgttccctaattgatcagcaaggtaacaacgttaaccaggacaactttaagtgaggagttactgtattgtctGACCCCCTTTACCCCCCAAAAAAGGATTTCCTGCAACTCTGAAAAATTTAAATCCATGAAAACAGAAAAGAGAGGTTTAAAACCCATCATGTGGCAGAACTGTGAAAATGTTGGTCGATCAAAATAGaacaaaatgcttaaaacccgAAATTTCCTGCACCTGTGAAAATTTCAGttgacaaaaatagaaaaaaaacttcaaaataaaCATCGATATTTACCCCTCAAAATTATAAACCCATAAAAACTGACTGCTGCCAGTGCTGGCTGTAGGTGTAATTCGTTGTTCATGTATAAAACAAGAGAGGGAGAAGACAATGCAACATTCAGGGTTTGATTCCTCCCTCTATAGAGATTGTCTGCTCTCATTAGAGCACCCCCTACTGGGAAGTGAAGTACCTACAATGGGGCTGACCACGGGAGTTTGTAGCCTGAGCTCCCACCAGCCTGCCTCCGTTTGTCCCTTTTGGAGGCAGTTTCTCCCATGAGTAATTATTTCTCTCATGTGTCTCGTAGTTTTCCGTCAGACGCCAGAGCAGGCTGGCGCGAGAGAGGACAGCGAGAAGGACCAGCAGGAGGAGCTGATCTCGGATATGTGCGATCGATTTTTCGGAACCAAGAAGAAAGGTCAGTGACTGTCCGATACCAGTCCAGGGCGCAGTGAGATTTCACAGCGGCCGTTGTGCTGCATGCCAAGATCTCACTCTAactctctgcttctctctccccaGTGGAGGTGAAGCTGGATCCCAACACCGCTTTCCCCACTCTGCTGATCTCCCAAGACCAGAAAAGCATGAGGCTCGGAGACCGCCCCCAGTACCTTCCCAGCAACTCCGAGCGTTTTGATTTCCGGCCCTGCGTGCTGGGTGCCCCGGGCATCAATAGGGGGCAGCTGGACTGGGTAGTGGATGTGGGTTCCGGGAAAGGCTGGATCGTCGGCGCCGCCCGGGAGTCGGTGGAGAGAAAGGGGATTCTCTACATAACGGCTGAGCGGGGGTTCTGGGGGCTGGAGTTTAACAATGGGGAGTACCAGGCGCTCAGCACCCCTAAGACGACGCTTTTCTTACGGGCGTCTCTGCGCAGGATCAAGGTGCAT includes the following:
- the LOC127036586 gene encoding E3 ubiquitin-protein ligase TRIM7-like gives rise to the protein MAESACCKLVDYLNDLEAREFKMFKFHLENYPLEDGYKRIPRSKTEAADTMDIARAMVQAYQEPRALQMAVKILDGISRKDLSLRIQNDMPEVFRQTPEQAGAREDSEKDQQEELISDMCDRFFGTKKKVEVKLDPNTAFPTLLISQDQKSMRLGDRPQYLPSNSERFDFRPCVLGAPGINRGQLDWVVDVGSGKGWIVGAARESVERKGILYITAERGFWGLEFNNGEYQALSTPKTTLFLRASLRRIKVHLDYLLGQLSFYNNDTMEHIFTFNYPFSEKMFPFFLTWDMDVPLQLCPCD